Proteins encoded in a region of the Altererythrobacter ishigakiensis genome:
- a CDS encoding bifunctional folylpolyglutamate synthase/dihydrofolate synthase: MRDMGRSDDPRVQAQLDRLGSLSIQRDTLGLDAIRELLRRLGDPHKRLPPVFHVAGTNGKGSTCAFLRAMLEAEGYKVHVTTSPHLVRYNERFRVAGKLIEDARLAELLEEVFDAAEGLDCSFFEISIAAAFVEFARVPADACVVEVGLGGRLDATNVLEPDVLAACGIAALGIDHEKFLLAPEDGVPQEPMARIAFEKAGIAKKGVPLVTIAQPEQERQAIETVAKDAGAPVIIASRVDERDLALPGEHQGLNAGLAIAMLRSQSKITVSDEAIAIGLRTASWPARLQLLSEGPLTALAPEQEIWLDGGHNPSAGAMLGAHFACHGVHLIIGMIEGKDPLAIIGPLGDRIRTLQVVPVPNFPSHPVKAFGPQAKAAANIEEALLNLPSDDYSVLIVGSLYLAGEVLRLNDEIPD; encoded by the coding sequence ATGCGCGATATGGGGCGCTCGGACGATCCGCGCGTTCAGGCCCAGCTCGACAGACTTGGTAGCTTAAGCATTCAGCGTGACACTCTGGGGCTTGATGCGATCCGCGAGCTGCTGCGGCGGCTTGGCGATCCGCACAAGCGATTGCCGCCTGTGTTTCACGTCGCGGGGACCAATGGCAAGGGGTCAACCTGCGCGTTCCTGCGCGCGATGCTGGAGGCGGAAGGATACAAGGTCCACGTCACCACTTCTCCGCATCTGGTGCGCTATAATGAGCGGTTCAGAGTGGCTGGCAAGCTGATCGAAGACGCACGGCTCGCCGAATTGCTGGAGGAAGTGTTCGATGCCGCAGAAGGGCTCGATTGCAGCTTCTTCGAAATCAGCATTGCGGCGGCCTTTGTGGAGTTCGCGCGCGTGCCAGCCGATGCCTGCGTCGTGGAAGTTGGTCTGGGTGGACGGCTCGATGCGACCAATGTGCTCGAGCCAGACGTATTGGCAGCGTGCGGAATTGCCGCGCTGGGCATCGACCACGAGAAGTTCCTCCTCGCGCCCGAAGATGGCGTGCCGCAAGAGCCGATGGCGCGGATTGCGTTCGAGAAGGCCGGCATCGCGAAGAAGGGCGTTCCGCTGGTGACGATCGCTCAGCCAGAGCAAGAGAGACAGGCAATCGAAACAGTGGCCAAAGACGCGGGAGCACCTGTGATCATTGCTTCGCGCGTCGATGAACGCGATTTGGCTCTGCCGGGTGAGCATCAGGGCCTGAATGCCGGCTTGGCGATAGCAATGCTTCGCTCGCAATCGAAAATCACCGTGTCGGATGAAGCAATCGCAATTGGGCTACGAACCGCGAGTTGGCCCGCGCGTTTGCAGTTGTTATCTGAAGGTCCCCTCACTGCACTCGCTCCAGAGCAGGAAATCTGGCTCGACGGTGGGCACAACCCCTCTGCAGGGGCGATGCTGGGCGCTCATTTCGCATGTCATGGGGTGCACCTCATCATCGGAATGATTGAAGGCAAAGACCCGCTGGCCATCATCGGGCCGCTGGGTGACCGTATCCGCACGCTTCAGGTTGTACCTGTACCAAACTTCCCGTCGCATCCGGTCAAAGCCTTCGGACCGCAAGCCAAGGCAGCCGCAAATATTGAGGAAGCCCTGCTCAATCTGCCGTCGGACGATTACTCGGTACTCATCGTAGGCTCGCTCTATCTCGCGGGCGAGGTTCTGCGCCTCAATGACGAGATCCCCGATTGA
- the accD gene encoding acetyl-CoA carboxylase, carboxyltransferase subunit beta has product MNWFTRVRNSFGFGEKRSTDKDLWVKCPSCAEMLFEQEYMDNLWVCPRCDHHGRISADQRLNLLLDEGFEMLPQPEVKEDPLKFKDSKKYTDRLKIARAKSPHADAFSVGSGTIDGRAAVVGVQDFGFMGGSMGMAVGAAFVAGAEEALKRRAGYIVVTAAGGARMQEGILSLMQMPKATVMTRRLKEAGLPYIVVLTDPTTGGITASYAMLGDVQIAEPGALIGFAGQRVIQDTIREQLPEGFQRAEYLYEHGMVDMVVHRADLKEQLATVLGYLQPRKAA; this is encoded by the coding sequence ATGAACTGGTTCACACGCGTCCGCAATTCGTTCGGCTTTGGCGAAAAACGTAGCACTGACAAGGATTTGTGGGTCAAATGCCCGTCCTGCGCGGAAATGCTGTTCGAGCAGGAGTATATGGACAATCTGTGGGTCTGCCCGCGGTGTGACCATCATGGCCGGATCAGCGCGGATCAGCGCTTAAATCTGCTACTCGACGAAGGTTTCGAGATGTTGCCGCAGCCAGAGGTCAAGGAAGACCCGCTGAAGTTCAAGGACAGCAAGAAATACACTGATCGTTTGAAGATCGCGCGCGCCAAATCGCCGCATGCCGATGCCTTCAGTGTCGGCTCGGGCACGATTGACGGGCGCGCAGCAGTGGTCGGCGTTCAGGATTTCGGCTTCATGGGTGGATCGATGGGCATGGCCGTGGGCGCGGCCTTTGTCGCGGGCGCAGAAGAAGCTCTGAAACGCAGGGCCGGCTATATCGTCGTGACCGCAGCGGGCGGCGCGCGTATGCAGGAGGGCATCCTCAGCCTGATGCAAATGCCCAAGGCCACCGTCATGACACGCCGCCTGAAAGAGGCTGGCCTGCCCTATATCGTCGTGTTGACTGACCCGACCACCGGCGGCATTACCGCCAGCTATGCCATGCTGGGCGATGTGCAGATTGCAGAGCCCGGCGCGCTGATCGGCTTTGCCGGCCAACGCGTGATTCAGGATACAATCCGCGAACAATTGCCCGAAGGATTCCAGCGGGCCGAGTATCTTTACGAGCACGGCATGGTCGATATGGTGGTTCACCGAGCGGACCTGAAGGAACAGCTCGCAACCGTGCTCGGCTATCTGCAGCCGCGCAAAGCAGCCTAA
- the trpA gene encoding tryptophan synthase subunit alpha: MTRLSTAFAKTHPALVCFITAGDGDTAANLDALVEGGADVIELGMPFTDPMADGPAIQAANLRSLGKGTTTADVLMIANEFRVRHPDVPLVLMGYANPMIRRGPEWFAEQCRGCGVDGVICVDIPPEEDGELGPALRAAGIAPIRLSTPTTDAARLPAVLEGSEGFVYYVSVAGITGKQQAAIDSIEANVTRIKQSTDLPVAVGFGVRTTEQAAEIAKVADGVVVGSALVELVGKFGKDAPAKLKELTSALSQAVRTAR, from the coding sequence GTGACCCGCCTCTCCACTGCATTCGCCAAAACTCATCCCGCGCTCGTCTGCTTCATCACCGCGGGCGATGGTGACACCGCGGCCAATCTCGATGCGCTGGTCGAAGGAGGCGCGGATGTAATCGAGCTGGGCATGCCCTTTACCGATCCGATGGCCGATGGCCCCGCGATTCAGGCAGCAAACCTGCGCAGCTTGGGTAAAGGCACAACCACCGCCGATGTGCTAATGATCGCGAACGAGTTCCGCGTGCGGCATCCTGACGTTCCGCTCGTGCTGATGGGCTATGCCAACCCGATGATCCGGCGCGGGCCTGAATGGTTTGCAGAACAATGCCGTGGCTGCGGCGTCGATGGCGTGATCTGCGTCGATATCCCGCCAGAGGAAGACGGCGAGCTTGGCCCTGCCTTGCGCGCCGCAGGAATCGCACCGATCCGCCTCAGCACGCCTACCACCGACGCCGCTCGCCTGCCCGCCGTTCTCGAAGGGTCTGAGGGCTTCGTCTATTACGTTTCCGTCGCCGGCATTACCGGCAAACAGCAGGCCGCAATCGACAGTATCGAAGCCAATGTCACCCGTATCAAGCAATCGACCGATCTGCCCGTTGCGGTCGGTTTCGGGGTGCGCACGACCGAACAGGCGGCGGAAATCGCGAAGGTTGCTGATGGCGTAGTCGTCGGCTCAGCCTTGGTCGAACTGGTCGGCAAATTTGGCAAAGATGCCCCTGCCAAGCTAAAGGAGCTGACTTCGGCCCTTTCACAAGCGGTTCGCACCGCTCGCTAG
- the trpB gene encoding tryptophan synthase subunit beta, with protein sequence MNQVNSFRNQPDERGHFGQFGGRYVAETLMPLILDLEREYRAAQADPAFKAEFDDLLEHYVGRPSPLYFAERLTEALGGAQVWFKRDELNHTGAHKINNCIGQILLAKRMGKTRIIAETGAGQHGVATATVCARFGLPCVIYMGAEDVKRQSPNVFRMKLLGAEVVPVTSGGATLKDAMNEGLRDWVANVHDTFYIIGTAAGPHPYPELVRDFQSVIGKEARAQMLDRVGRLPDLLIACIGGGSNALGLFHPFLDDPDVKMLGVEAAGHGLDGDEHAASLLGGAPGILHGNKTYLLQDEDGQITEGHSISAGLDYPGIGPEHAWLKESGRVEYTAVTDDEALDGFQLLCRTEGIIPALEPSHALAAVADRAKQMREDQIILMNLCGRGDKDIFTVAEKLGVEM encoded by the coding sequence ATGAACCAGGTAAACTCTTTCCGTAACCAGCCCGATGAACGCGGGCATTTCGGCCAGTTCGGCGGACGCTATGTCGCTGAAACGCTGATGCCGTTGATCCTTGACCTTGAACGCGAGTACCGCGCGGCTCAGGCCGACCCGGCGTTCAAGGCCGAATTTGACGATCTTCTGGAGCACTATGTCGGGCGCCCTTCCCCGCTCTATTTCGCTGAGCGTCTCACCGAGGCATTGGGAGGCGCGCAGGTCTGGTTCAAGCGCGACGAGCTCAATCACACCGGCGCGCACAAGATCAATAACTGCATCGGTCAGATCCTGCTTGCCAAGCGCATGGGCAAGACGCGCATCATCGCCGAAACCGGTGCGGGCCAGCATGGCGTGGCGACCGCGACCGTCTGCGCGCGGTTTGGCCTGCCGTGCGTGATCTACATGGGCGCAGAGGACGTGAAGCGGCAATCGCCCAATGTCTTCCGCATGAAGCTGCTCGGCGCCGAAGTTGTCCCCGTCACCAGCGGCGGAGCGACGCTGAAAGACGCAATGAACGAAGGCCTGCGTGACTGGGTCGCGAATGTGCATGACACGTTCTACATCATCGGCACCGCTGCGGGACCACACCCCTACCCTGAACTGGTGCGTGATTTCCAAAGCGTGATCGGGAAGGAAGCGCGCGCGCAAATGCTGGATCGCGTGGGCCGTCTGCCGGACCTGTTGATCGCCTGCATCGGCGGCGGATCAAACGCGCTTGGCCTATTCCACCCGTTCCTCGACGATCCGGACGTTAAGATGCTCGGCGTTGAAGCGGCGGGACATGGCCTTGATGGTGATGAGCACGCCGCTTCGCTGTTGGGCGGAGCGCCGGGCATCCTGCACGGCAACAAGACCTATCTGCTGCAAGACGAGGATGGCCAGATCACCGAAGGCCATTCGATCAGCGCAGGACTGGACTATCCCGGCATCGGGCCAGAACACGCATGGCTGAAGGAAAGCGGACGGGTTGAATACACCGCTGTGACCGACGATGAGGCATTGGACGGGTTCCAGCTGCTCTGCCGCACCGAAGGCATCATCCCCGCGCTTGAGCCCAGCCACGCGCTGGCCGCGGTCGCTGACCGTGCTAAGCAAATGCGCGAGGATCAGATCATCCTGATGAATCTCTGCGGTCGCGGGGACAAGGATATCTTCACCGTGGCTGAAAAGCTGGGAGTGGAGATGTGA
- a CDS encoding outer membrane protein → MKNIAMVAATAVAFIAVPAKADETRLEARGGVVWFDGGEEAVAGVAAGHDFHLDESFFIGIEGSADKVLADGADVLFGATARAGFIVAEDLKLFVAAGYSFNNSDAVHAGGGLQYNVSDQVYLKTEYRIYFDGFANINSAVAGVGFRF, encoded by the coding sequence ATGAAAAATATTGCGATGGTTGCCGCAACGGCGGTGGCCTTCATTGCCGTGCCTGCAAAAGCTGATGAGACGCGTTTGGAAGCGCGTGGCGGAGTAGTATGGTTTGATGGCGGCGAAGAAGCTGTTGCAGGCGTTGCCGCCGGACACGATTTTCACCTCGATGAAAGCTTCTTTATCGGCATCGAGGGTTCGGCCGACAAGGTGCTTGCAGATGGTGCCGATGTGTTGTTTGGAGCAACCGCTCGTGCGGGATTTATTGTTGCCGAAGATCTCAAGCTATTTGTCGCAGCCGGCTATAGCTTCAACAATAGCGATGCTGTTCACGCAGGTGGTGGGCTTCAATACAATGTCAGCGATCAAGTGTATCTGAAGACTGAGTATCGAATCTATTTCGATGGCTTTGCGAATATCAACAGCGCAGTTGCCGGAGTTGGTTTCCGCTTTTGA
- a CDS encoding phosphoribosylanthranilate isomerase yields the protein MSVQIKICGLSTPETIDAAVDSGATHVGLVHFEPSVRHVSLEDAAKLRARVPTSVKVVLLLVNMQPNETAIALNTVKPDVVQFHGRETPEWAGMVREKTGVEVWKALGLKDAGTLARSSAFFGKVDRLLFDAPAKKLPGGNGIAFDWNLLAGHKHQVDWGIAGGLTADNVAEAILATGAPLVDASSGLEIAPGVKDVSLIQAFCSAARNA from the coding sequence ATGTCAGTTCAGATCAAGATATGCGGGCTTTCGACGCCTGAAACCATAGATGCGGCTGTCGATTCCGGCGCGACGCACGTTGGCCTCGTCCACTTCGAACCAAGTGTGCGGCATGTATCGCTGGAAGACGCGGCCAAGTTGCGCGCGCGCGTGCCGACGAGTGTCAAGGTTGTGCTACTTTTGGTGAATATGCAGCCGAACGAAACCGCGATTGCATTGAACACCGTCAAACCAGATGTAGTTCAATTCCACGGCCGCGAAACACCCGAATGGGCAGGAATGGTCCGGGAAAAGACCGGTGTTGAGGTGTGGAAGGCGCTGGGGCTTAAAGATGCCGGCACACTAGCCCGCAGTTCGGCCTTCTTTGGCAAAGTTGACCGTCTTCTGTTCGATGCACCAGCGAAAAAACTGCCTGGTGGCAATGGTATCGCCTTCGACTGGAATCTGCTTGCGGGCCACAAGCATCAGGTTGACTGGGGTATCGCGGGCGGCTTGACGGCAGACAATGTTGCCGAGGCGATCCTGGCAACGGGCGCGCCGCTGGTCGATGCGTCAAGTGGCCTCGAAATTGCGCCGGGTGTAAAGGATGTGAGCTTGATCCAAGCGTTTTGCAGCGCTGCCCGCAATGCTTGA
- the pyrF gene encoding orotidine-5'-phosphate decarboxylase, producing MSNPIFLALDVPQITPAKALLNKVKSHIGGVKLGLEFFCAHGHHGVHEIAHETGLPIFLDLKLHDIPNTVAGAMQAIHVLEPAIVTIHASGGRAMMEDAKAAAADGCKVVAVTMLTSLDERDMARTGITGTPHDHVMRLAELAQDAGLDGIVCSGQEVGAVHKRWKDGFFVVPGLRPGGKATGDQKRVVTPRKARDDGASVLVIGRPISKADDPLEAARAIEATL from the coding sequence ATGAGCAATCCGATCTTTCTTGCTCTTGATGTGCCCCAGATAACGCCGGCGAAAGCGCTTCTGAACAAAGTGAAATCGCATATCGGCGGGGTCAAACTGGGTCTCGAGTTCTTTTGCGCGCACGGTCACCATGGGGTGCATGAGATTGCGCATGAAACCGGCCTGCCAATCTTTCTTGACCTGAAACTGCATGACATCCCGAACACCGTCGCAGGCGCCATGCAGGCAATTCATGTGCTGGAACCCGCAATCGTCACCATCCATGCCAGCGGTGGTCGTGCGATGATGGAAGATGCCAAGGCAGCGGCGGCCGACGGGTGCAAGGTTGTAGCAGTGACCATGCTGACCAGCCTTGATGAGCGTGACATGGCACGCACAGGCATTACGGGCACGCCGCATGACCACGTCATGCGGCTGGCTGAGCTGGCGCAAGACGCCGGGCTGGATGGTATTGTGTGTTCAGGCCAAGAGGTCGGCGCTGTTCACAAGCGATGGAAAGACGGTTTCTTCGTTGTTCCCGGACTTCGCCCCGGCGGCAAGGCAACAGGCGACCAGAAACGTGTCGTTACACCGCGCAAAGCTCGAGATGATGGTGCAAGTGTCCTGGTCATCGGACGCCCGATCAGCAAGGCAGACGATCCTTTGGAGGCCGCGCGCGCGATCGAGGCAACGCTTTAG
- a CDS encoding LapA family protein → MQYVRTLIWVAITAFVVLFVTMNWGEPQEVRIWPSSDGDNFLFEWPVGVIAIVFFLLGMIPTWIYHRGVKWSLNRRITSLQNAVRSNSLSARHSAPPPSPSPAQTAADASDAGTAGDTLKPDDSN, encoded by the coding sequence ATGCAATATGTTCGCACACTGATCTGGGTCGCCATAACAGCGTTTGTGGTTTTGTTCGTGACAATGAATTGGGGCGAACCTCAGGAAGTGCGGATCTGGCCATCTTCGGATGGCGATAACTTCCTGTTCGAATGGCCAGTGGGTGTTATTGCGATTGTGTTCTTCTTGCTTGGTATGATCCCGACCTGGATTTACCACCGTGGCGTCAAGTGGAGCCTCAATCGACGGATTACCTCGTTGCAGAATGCCGTACGCTCTAATTCATTAAGCGCCCGCCATAGCGCGCCGCCTCCGTCCCCGTCGCCTGCACAGACAGCCGCTGATGCCAGCGACGCGGGCACCGCTGGCGACACGCTGAAGCCGGATGACAGCAACTGA
- the purB gene encoding adenylosuccinate lyase, whose protein sequence is MVPRYARPAMTAIWEPECKYEIWFLIEAHATQKLADLGVVPESGAKALWDWWATEPKIDVAAIDAKEAVLKHDVIAFLDWVAEQVGPEARFMHQGMTSSDVLDTTLAVQLTRATDLLLEDMDALLAAIKRRAEEHKFTPTIGRSHGIHAEPVTFGLKLAQAYAEFDRCRTRLINARAEIATCAISGAVGTFANIDPSVEAYVAEQLGLTPEPVSTQVIPRDRHAMYFSTLAVIASSIERLAVEIRHLQRTEVLEAEEYFAPGQKGSSAMPHKRNPILTENLTGQARMIRSYAMPALENVALWHERDISHSSVERFIGPDATITLDFALARLTGVVDKLLVYPERMEKNLDLMGGLVHSQRVLLALTQAGITRDNAYRLVQRNAMKVWESDGKLSLLELLKADDEVTAALSPEELEEKFNLDYHFKHVETIFARVFGG, encoded by the coding sequence ATGGTCCCTCGCTATGCCCGCCCTGCCATGACGGCTATCTGGGAGCCGGAGTGCAAATATGAGATCTGGTTCCTGATCGAAGCGCACGCAACGCAGAAACTTGCAGATCTGGGGGTTGTGCCTGAAAGCGGTGCGAAGGCGCTGTGGGATTGGTGGGCAACCGAGCCAAAGATCGACGTAGCCGCGATCGACGCCAAGGAAGCAGTGCTGAAGCATGATGTGATCGCATTCCTCGATTGGGTGGCGGAGCAAGTTGGCCCCGAAGCACGCTTCATGCACCAGGGCATGACCAGCAGCGACGTACTCGACACCACTCTCGCGGTTCAACTGACGCGTGCAACCGATTTGCTGCTTGAAGACATGGACGCGCTGCTAGCCGCGATCAAACGCCGCGCGGAAGAGCACAAGTTCACGCCCACCATCGGGCGCAGCCATGGCATCCATGCAGAGCCCGTGACCTTCGGTCTGAAACTGGCGCAGGCCTACGCCGAATTTGACCGCTGCAGGACTCGCCTAATTAACGCGCGCGCGGAGATCGCGACTTGCGCGATCAGCGGCGCAGTTGGCACCTTCGCCAACATTGACCCTTCTGTCGAGGCGTATGTAGCTGAACAACTGGGTCTGACGCCAGAGCCGGTTTCCACGCAGGTGATACCACGTGATCGCCATGCGATGTATTTCTCTACTCTAGCGGTCATCGCGAGCTCGATAGAACGTCTCGCTGTTGAAATTCGTCATCTGCAACGCACCGAAGTGCTGGAAGCGGAAGAATACTTCGCGCCCGGGCAAAAGGGCTCCAGTGCGATGCCGCATAAGCGCAATCCGATCCTGACGGAAAACCTTACCGGTCAGGCGCGCATGATCCGCAGCTATGCCATGCCTGCGCTGGAGAACGTCGCGTTGTGGCACGAGCGTGATATCTCCCATTCCTCGGTTGAACGCTTCATTGGACCTGACGCGACAATCACTCTGGACTTCGCACTGGCTCGTCTCACGGGTGTGGTGGACAAGCTGCTGGTCTATCCGGAGCGGATGGAGAAGAACCTCGATCTGATGGGGGGGCTGGTCCATTCCCAGCGGGTGCTGCTGGCCTTGACGCAGGCAGGCATCACTCGCGACAACGCCTATCGTCTGGTTCAACGCAACGCGATGAAAGTCTGGGAATCGGACGGCAAGTTGTCGCTGCTTGAATTGCTCAAAGCCGATGATGAAGTCACAGCGGCTCTCTCGCCCGAGGAACTCGAGGAAAAATTCAATCTCGACTACCACTTCAAACATGTCGAGACGATATTTGCGCGGGTGTTTGGCGGTTAA
- a CDS encoding NRDE family protein has protein sequence MCVAAFAWRAHPDWHLVAIGNRDEYHQRPAAPLAHWKDREGVIAGPDLQSGGTWLGVSEQGQFVLVTNLRGYGQPDPSRKSRGELVTDLLTDQNQTLDMGSYNPFNIIHASRDEARFLTNRPDHISANLSRGVYGLSNGQLDEPWAKTVHLKTALFDWLWQSGSLSAPLFDALGSENLPSLGLQPRLPSDMPLEAQETPAFIRNPVYGTRCSTVVTVNKHGHGRILERRFDASGEKTGETALEFSWPG, from the coding sequence ATGTGCGTCGCGGCCTTTGCCTGGCGAGCGCACCCCGATTGGCATCTGGTGGCGATCGGCAATCGCGACGAATACCATCAAAGGCCGGCCGCGCCGTTGGCTCATTGGAAAGACCGAGAAGGTGTAATCGCAGGTCCAGATCTTCAGTCCGGCGGGACCTGGTTAGGGGTTTCCGAACAGGGTCAATTTGTGCTCGTTACAAACTTGCGTGGCTATGGCCAGCCCGATCCGTCTCGCAAGTCACGAGGCGAACTCGTGACAGATCTTCTGACCGATCAAAATCAAACACTCGATATGGGTAGCTACAACCCGTTCAACATCATTCACGCAAGCCGGGACGAAGCACGTTTTCTGACTAACCGCCCTGACCATATCAGCGCTAATCTGTCTCGCGGCGTCTATGGCCTTTCAAACGGACAACTGGACGAACCATGGGCCAAAACCGTCCATTTGAAGACCGCGTTGTTTGACTGGCTTTGGCAGAGCGGCAGCTTATCTGCGCCTCTGTTCGATGCCCTCGGCAGCGAGAACTTGCCGAGTCTGGGCCTGCAACCGCGCTTGCCATCTGACATGCCGCTGGAAGCTCAGGAGACGCCGGCCTTCATACGAAACCCGGTCTACGGGACCAGATGCTCAACTGTTGTCACAGTCAACAAGCACGGTCACGGCCGGATTCTCGAGCGGCGCTTTGACGCCAGCGGTGAGAAAACCGGAGAAACCGCGCTGGAATTCAGCTGGCCGGGTTGA
- the radC gene encoding RadC family protein: protein MPKAEDNPDKRPTKHAGSGHRARLRDRLLNGGAEALADYEVLEYLLFAAMRQGDTKPVAKALLKRFGSLSAVLNANPAVLTQVDGVGETSAAALKSVAIAARRMAWSEVKDRPVLGSWQSLLDYLAIDMAHLNLERVRVLYLDSRNRLIDDHHVEDGSTDEAAVHPREVIRRAMDLGASALILVHNHPSGSSEPSRADIQITKKIAEAGRLLGVIVHDHIIIGHEGHVSLRAKGLI from the coding sequence TTGCCGAAAGCTGAAGACAATCCTGACAAGCGGCCGACAAAACACGCCGGGTCGGGCCATCGTGCCCGTCTTCGCGATCGTTTGTTGAACGGCGGTGCTGAAGCTTTGGCAGACTATGAAGTGCTAGAGTACTTGCTGTTTGCGGCCATGCGTCAGGGCGACACTAAGCCTGTGGCAAAGGCCTTACTCAAGCGGTTTGGCTCTCTGTCTGCCGTTTTGAATGCGAACCCGGCAGTCCTGACTCAAGTGGATGGCGTGGGGGAGACGAGCGCGGCGGCCTTGAAAAGCGTCGCGATAGCTGCGCGGCGAATGGCGTGGAGCGAGGTGAAAGATCGACCGGTGCTGGGCAGCTGGCAGTCCCTGCTCGATTACTTGGCGATCGATATGGCACATCTCAACTTAGAGCGTGTCCGCGTTCTTTATCTCGATAGTCGAAATCGGCTGATTGACGATCATCACGTCGAGGATGGGTCGACCGATGAAGCCGCAGTCCACCCGCGCGAAGTCATCCGCCGAGCCATGGACCTGGGGGCGAGCGCACTGATCCTTGTTCACAATCACCCTAGCGGCAGCTCGGAGCCGAGCCGTGCCGACATCCAAATCACGAAGAAAATCGCTGAGGCCGGGCGCCTATTGGGCGTGATCGTACATGATCATATTATCATCGGTCACGAAGGGCATGTCTCGTTGCGTGCGAAAGGGCTAATCTGA